In a genomic window of Mycolicibacillus parakoreensis:
- a CDS encoding thymidine phosphorylase, with protein sequence MSAAPSFDAPTVIGLKRDGGRLPDAAIDWVIEAYTAGQVAEAQMSALLMAIFLRGMDAAETARWTAAMIASGERLDFGGLARGGRPLATVDKHSTGGVGDKITLPLVAVVAACGAAVPQASGRGLGHTGGTLDKLESIAGFDAALTGAQVAEQLQSVGAAIFAAGHLAPADAKLYALRDVTATVESLPLIASSVMSKKLAEGAGALVLDVKVGSGAFMKSRRQAGELARMMIELGGAHGVPTTALLTEMSTPLGAAVGNALEVGEALDVLAGGGPPDVVALTVALAAEMLAVAGVDRIDPAQTLADGTAMDRFRALIAAQGGDLGAALPVGRACETVTAPRGGVVTRVDALAVGRAVWRLGAGRSGPGQQVQHGAGLVVHRRPGDPVAAGEPVFSLYTDTPERYPAAMAELEGGWQVGDAPAPAGPLILDRMAP encoded by the coding sequence GTGAGTGCGGCGCCGAGCTTCGACGCGCCGACGGTGATCGGCCTCAAACGTGACGGCGGCCGGCTGCCGGATGCGGCGATCGACTGGGTCATCGAGGCCTACACCGCCGGGCAGGTGGCCGAGGCGCAGATGTCGGCGTTGCTGATGGCGATCTTTCTGCGCGGCATGGACGCCGCGGAGACCGCGCGGTGGACCGCGGCGATGATCGCCTCCGGCGAGCGGCTGGATTTCGGCGGCCTGGCCCGCGGGGGCCGGCCGCTGGCGACCGTGGACAAACACTCCACCGGCGGGGTCGGTGACAAGATCACCCTGCCGCTGGTGGCGGTGGTCGCCGCGTGCGGGGCGGCGGTTCCGCAGGCCTCCGGGCGCGGCCTGGGCCACACCGGGGGGACCCTGGACAAGCTGGAGTCGATCGCCGGGTTCGACGCCGCGCTGACCGGTGCGCAGGTCGCCGAGCAGCTGCAGAGCGTGGGGGCGGCGATCTTCGCCGCCGGGCACCTGGCGCCGGCCGACGCGAAGCTCTACGCGCTACGTGACGTGACCGCCACGGTGGAGTCGCTGCCGCTGATCGCCAGTTCGGTGATGAGCAAAAAGCTCGCCGAGGGCGCCGGCGCGCTGGTCCTCGACGTCAAGGTCGGGTCGGGGGCGTTCATGAAATCCCGGCGGCAGGCCGGTGAGCTGGCCCGGATGATGATCGAGTTGGGTGGCGCCCACGGGGTACCGACCACGGCGCTGCTCACCGAGATGAGCACCCCGCTGGGGGCGGCGGTCGGCAACGCGCTGGAGGTCGGCGAGGCGCTCGACGTGCTCGCCGGGGGCGGCCCGCCCGACGTGGTCGCGTTGACGGTGGCGCTGGCGGCCGAGATGCTCGCGGTGGCCGGTGTCGACCGGATCGACCCGGCCCAGACGCTGGCCGACGGCACCGCCATGGACCGCTTCCGGGCGCTGATCGCCGCGCAGGGCGGCGACCTGGGCGCTGCGCTGCCGGTGGGCCGGGCCTGCGAGACGGTGACCGCTCCGCGCGGTGGCGTGGTGACCCGCGTCGACGCCCTGGCGGTCGGGCGCGCGGTGTGGCGACTGGGGGCCGGGCGGTCCGGGCCGGGCCAGCAGGTGCAGCACGGCGCCGGCCTGGTCGTGCACCGCCGCCCCGGTGACCCGGTGGCCGCCGGAGAACCGGTGTTCAGCCTG